aaaaaCAGGAGTAAGTTGGAGACCACTTTCAGCAGTTGATTTGGTTTCATCCATTAGAATCTGAGGCACCAATCATCATAATGTAGTTTGAACAATTAACTCATTCATGTTGCACATGTTACTTCCAAGTTTAAATATGAAGATCTTATAGTTTGAACGATTTACACTTCAGCAGTCGAACGAGTTGATGCTTGTTTTATTTCTTCACTAGCCCTTTCTCAATCAACTTTGCATCTTTACCCTGAGGACCCTTGCCTTGATTGTACTCTTATTACATCTTCCGAGCACCTGACGTTTGGTGGAGAAATGGGCGGATATGGGCGTGAAGTGAATTGAGGTTctttcaatattatttttattcttctttcccTGTGCTGCTCTTACGTGGTTTATCTGAATACAAGTTCATCCATTGGAATGCAACATTACTCGTGAAAAAAGAAGTTGCTTGAAGCCAGAATATTTACCTGTCAATAGTGGAAATAAATACTTCCATTAGTCCAGCTTGAGCAATATACAAattgtttttgttccaggaacatgGAGATGCAATCGTGATGAAGGCCTTGGCTAACTGGAATGATGTGAGAGAGTTCAATGGTGAGACATTTTCTGATTCAATGCAGAAGAATAGCTCAAGCTCATATTCATCTTCAGTCTTAGGTGGACAAACTGAAAATCGCAACCATGTTCAACGTTATTTGGCTCCACCAATTGTTGCTGCTCCAGTTGGTCCGGAAGCTCCTCTGGCAAATGCGGGCTCCGCTGCTGAAGGTACGTGCCAGAGAACACAAAACTGTCTCTCCCTTTAAGCATATACAAAGATGTGGCCTGTGAAATTACGATGAAAATGGGACTTTCCACTTGATTTTTAAGCttgaatatataaaagcatTGTGTACCTGATCCTTATGATTCTGGGCTCCAAATCATATAAAGACGTTTGTTTGTCCAGCTGTGATTATTGTGACATGAGCCTcattaaatgcaatctatccaTTTTGGCCaatatatgtacatatgtatgtatgcatgtatgtgtTCTGTCCAAGCTATTCAAAAGCAACTAAAAAATTAGTTGGTAACGGGTGCCTTTTTTGagtgggggaaaaaaaagtctCAAGGTTCTAGCCACTCAGACAAGGAATTATAAAATATAGCTACAATTTTATTGTAACAGGAATTTGGATAGAAAGATCTACTGACAAATGACATTATCAAGATacctaaattagccaaatgagAAATGAATATTTTCAGCTCAATTAAACGATGAGTTGGGTGAAACCAAAGCACAAGGTTTTAAGTGAAGGATTGCAATGTTTACGTAAACCATTTTGGAGCCAGACCATCATACTCAAACCTCTGTTATGCATACAAAGAGATCGAGAATTTCATATTCGGTACACTCGTCAGCAATGAGGACCAGACTTGGAGGAGggaaaaaatcaatcacttcaAATGACAGATGACAACAACGATTTATCCCAGCGTTCATATATTCCCCACTGAGGTAGCATGCGGAAAAACACTAGTGAACGGAAAATCTAGATATAGCATAAATACAAAGAATCGACAATGAAAGAGCAACAAGACACATTCAAGTAAGAACTTCCATGCATGAACAAGATTCTAttaaatttcattcaattcttttGCTGATACCTGTGTTCCATCTGTTGAAACTCCTTTTCAAGTGTCCTTCGCAAATATTTGCTGTCCCCAAATCCTCCAAATTGCACTAATTCTTTGACTCTCTTCATAGTTTCTCTGAAACAATAATGTAAAACATCTTATTGACCTGACATCAAACATCAAGGCAGACAAGGGCATGAAACtacatttgattttcaaaagacTTTCCAGTCCAATGAGAAACGACAATCAACCCGTCAATTTCAATCCTCGTTACCCTGTCATTAGCAACATATGCTGGACCAAGAATGACCACAGTCAAAGCCCAGCAAAGCACCCTAACTTGAGTCAACCTCATCTCTTGTGCTCTTAGAAGTATTTAGGAGGACAGTAGCAAGTTGACTTAAAATGAAGAACTAACCCTCAAACCAGGAGTCATTCACAATTTCGATATTCTGAATTTAGCAACTAATTTGGTCGCATTGCAAAAAGGCATGAGTGAGCCACTAGAGTGCATGAAAAGAATACTAGGCTTGACAGGATACCGCTCTGACATTTAAAGCGTGATCAAGGTCCATTACGCCATGATATTTTAATCCTCTGGCACACAAATGGATAGCACCACCTAGTGAAGGGCCACCAAAATTTGCTGCTAGAGTACATGAAGGCAATACTAAGCTGTCGACACTTCACAGTATCCAAGCCATCGCCTCACCAAATTTCAGATACAACGAATGAAGAGATGGCCCACACTTGGAATTAGAAGGTTATGTCAAATTATGAATCCAGTCATCATGTCTAAATGATACATATGATTCCATAACTAGGGCCAGGCAATAACATTTTCTTATTAGATGAATGAAATTCATTAAGAACACCAAGTAGGAGCCGAACTTCAGATGATGCACAAGAGAAgaaatttattaattcaatgGGTAGCCATTCTATCAAAAATAATGACATGTCACATCTCAGCCCAAGTAAAGTTAATGTCGACTGAAatgaggaaaaataattaactttCAGGGAGTATACAAGCCATTTCTACTGGAAGCTCTGTATATGGCAATGCCAAACAGTCCACTTGGTGACTCCATCAGGTATGAACACATATTAACTAAAGATTCAGGGGTTCTGTGTGCCATATTGTAAATGACTTAGAATTAGGAACTGGACAAGATGGAGGAAATCACTTACaaatcaatgtccatttcttCATCAGCCTCGGATAGATCCAGAAGCTGCATAACAGGATCTTGATCATACAGAAACTTCAAGAACACGACAACAAGCTCACTGTCGAAATTCATAAGAGTAAATAGGGATTCACCATAAGGACTGAATCTGATGGACAAAAGTTAGACAAACCTATTGTATGTTAAAAGTTGATCACTTGGCTCTGACATAAGTTGCTTTATACATTTCAGAAGCCAGCTGAAGAAATTTGCAAACTGAAAGAGacacaaaaccaaaaccaaaaccaaaagctTCAGCAACATGCACATTATCAACCAATAAAAAATGCTTACACCGCTGGCTCAAGAATTTAGGATCCTACCAATATTCTGAGCTTGTCTAGATTTCAGTGGTCACACTggcaatattttcattttaaaacaagaaagaattgATGTCTCCAGCATAGCATGTGCGAAATTGAAAAGGTATCAACAAACCCTAAGTTGTCAAGGTGCCGTAAGCAAAGATAAAAAAGTCATGCAATTTCTCTTTGGTCCTTCAAATACACGATGATATATATCAACAAATAACAATGTGATATTGTCAGTATTTCATCATGATCTTAAAAGGTGCGAGATGAAACTTTGTTAAACAGGTTCAAGTCATGTGCAAATGCCCAGCTAACAATATCTTCTTCAAAATCTCAACGAAAACGCTTGtatttcaaatattaaatgTTATTCGGCTTAGAATAATATGTCATTCTGAGCACACAAGATCTTGTGTCTTATATCCACAAGTAGTTCAACTCCATGtttaaaatttaggaatttagCATGACTAAAGATATGCACGATGAGAGACGGGCAAGATTTTGGAAAAGAGTAGCAAACAGAAGGTATCAAGAAACGTAGAGAAATCATAACCAAGATTGTAACAGGCTACCTGCTGCACAACAGATGAGAGCACCCTTATGAATCGCTCAACCTGTACAAGCAGCATTCCAGCCTTTTCTACTGCATTGTCCACCAGTGTCTCATCCAAACCAATACCCAGGTAACAAGAGCGCCATCTTGAAAGACCCCTGAGCTCACCCATTCTAATGCCAATAATTTCTACAGCAGgctgattctctctctctctctctctctctctctctgctctctgcTGCGCTTTTTCAGTAACCCGACATTCTCTTGCTTCTCGTTGAGCACCAGAAAGGAGAAGGGAAAAGCCATGTGGAAGCCAAAGAGAGCTTtgcctccctcttcttcttcaggtcaACCAAGTCAACCCAAGAGGCCATGCTTGCCTCCAATCGAGTAAGCTCGCTCTTCCCTCTTAACGTTTCAATGCTTGATTCGTTGTTTGATGATCTTGCGTTAGTTTTAGCTGTACTTGAGGGAGATTCAATGAAGGGGTCTTGAGTTGAAGATTCTTGACATGAGAGACATGGTGAAAGCCCGCCATCGATAAGCTTTTGCCTCATGACCGTTCAAAATCACTTTCGTTCAGTTCTTTATTTATGGGTTTGTGCTGTTGTTTTAATGCGAAGTACTAATGACCTCGGATGTCATCGTCTCAAATCTGTTTTGTGAATTTATGTTGGCCAATTGCAGTACTTCCTCCTTATTTGAGCTGAATTCTGTTAAAATCATTTATCTAGCAAGTGAGCTGTTATCGTTACCAGGTTAATTTGCTATCCTGTCGCTAAATATCCTATCTCGTTTGTACTTTTGTGCTGATGTTCATGCAGTCAAGCATGGAACGGGGCTGAAATGAATCCTGTGCCGTGTTGCTGTTTGACTTGCTGTTTGACAAAGGAGGATCTGCGGAGTATGGTAAGATGAGTGAAGTAGCCAAGTTGGACATGCAAAGTACAGCCCTTATTATATTTCAATTCCTGTTTCTTCGATTAGAAGTGGTTAGATGCATTTCTGACATTCCGGCCAGTTTCTGGACAGTAATCCGCGTGAGAAATTGCCAAGAGATGTATAGAGAATTATTGCTTGAGTGGTAAAAATGACCTGCTGAATGTTCTAGGATTTTCCTGGGAAGCAATTGCACTAAACACATGCTCTAGGCTTTTCATGTTGTATTGGGCAGTATGGTTCACAAAAAGATACAAATTTTCGATGAAGTGCCCTGGACATAACTGTCGCCTTGAATCCTGGAAAATGTGGTCAATGACCCTTTGAACGTAggaggaggaaaatgaagataccTGTGATGTGAAACTTGAATGTGATGATTACGTGACAGATGCTCTTGCTTATGtaattatttgcttttgctttctttgctGGACAGTTCAGAGAAGAGCTGGAGAGTGCTAAATCTGACTGGGCCGAATATTTTCGAAGGTGATTATATTTCATTTGGTTTGTTGGCAGTATCATATCTGCATGAACTGATTTCTGCAGGAGAATTTCCATGTCTATTGTCTCATCAAAGTATTAATGCCATAAATCCAAATTTCTGTTCGGCAAAGTGTAATACCTGTGCATACCTTTTTCTGTAAATCACTGACAGGACGGTGCATTTGGAGATAGCAGCTAATCAACATTATTTGCTTCTGTTATCAAAGTACTGGATAAATTTGTATTCCAGTTTTATGTTGACTTTTTATGTCGAGTTAGATTAAGGAATGCATTTGATGAGTCTGGCATTTATGGTTTATACAGTAATTAGATCTGACATTCATTTGTACAAGTAACTTAAATGTCAAGGGTTATCTGTCTTTTTGTTACGAATAAGTCCACAAGACAGCAGTTGTTCATGGTATCAATTTTTATGGTGTAGTTGCATCTGGAATGCTCTCAAAGATATAGTGCCACAGATGCGCTCAGAGAATGATTTTCAGAGATTGGTAAGATAAACAAGTTTATAAGATTTCTACTTTTTCACAGACATATCTTCATCAACACTTAAGATATGAGTTGTTTCTCTGCATGTCATGAAGTGATAGAATGAACTTACTAATCGCTTCATTCCGACAGTTTTAACAGCATTCATCGAGCACAAACTTCACACGATCTCCTTTGTCTATAAGTAAATATTCATTTTGTTGTGCAACCtgtggaaagaaaaacatgGGAAGGCCTAATTTCCATACAAGTCTGTTACAGCATAATGTCCCACATGGGCAGACAAAATTGAGGTGCCAAACCTTCTTCTCAATGTGAACACTTGGGGAAGATCAACCTGTTATCCATAGAGTAACTTATATCCATTGAGTGAGGACCTTCCACTCAGTACTGTCAGCTTACTAGGGCCAACTTGCATCCCTGCTCGACAGGAAGAACAGGAGATCCTTTTGAACAACTTGTTATAATAGGAAAGCCTTATATCTTGACACAGGAGATCCTTCTATGCAACCTATTACGACTCACTAGCCAGGTTCTAAACCCATGTTTTGTCATATTAGGCATAAACCATACAAGCCTAAGCCAAGTCACTTTGTTCACCCATGTCCTCACTAGCTTCGAACTCTCCTTTATAGAGAAAGAGCCCCTAGATGATCCAGTAAATACCACATTGTCTATAGAGCCAGAGTTTGGAGCAATCAACCCACACAAAGCCATCTGAGTTTCAAGCAGATCATCAGACCTTGCTGGAGGCCATCTCCATTCATTCTCCTCAATAACAGTTTCAACTGTGGCTTTATCACCTAAAGCTAAATCAGAACCATTCTAAAgcacatgaaaaaaatttcatggacatggaatggaaggggaaaatgaaaatgcttagGATTGATCATATGAGTTTTATAGACAACTGCTGTTAGGTAAAAGATAgtgaattcaaatatgcatgaagaACTTAGTTCAATAAGGTGTTTGATAAGTTGTTTTTAGGAAAGAGCCACAGCATAGGTTTTCCAACTCCTTTTGATGGAATGGATTGGTTTTGTATCCCTCCTGCTTCATTTTTTGGATGTCTCCAACTTTGGCAATTCTGCTGTTGGTGGTTTTGAACAGATGGAAGCAGTGGATTTTGGAAACATTCATTCTCCCCAGCGTGCAAGGTATGGATGCACTTCCCTCGTGATGCTGTTGAGAAAGGCTTTCTGTGTAGTGTTGACAGGTTATGCATTGTTGatgttttggggaataatggTCCGACCTACCACTACCACCCCAAGCAAAACGGTCCGAGCTCTCATGAGTGTCATGCCACAATGACTCGGTCATGCACCAAAGTGTCAATGCTCAATTTAGAACATAATCCTTGTAGCTTGCCAGtggaacattttattttattttacttcattttttttaaaatgagaattattaaacaaataaaacgACGGGTCTATTTATCCTTGTAGTTTCCTCGGCAGTAAGACCTGTCCAAGTGAGATGTTGGGTATTTTGTCTCTCTGTCGttacttttccaattttccGTTTTTATATACATTCCTATTTCTGATGGTTGGTTTCTGGAGAGAATGCAGGGCTAATGCTAATTCTACGGGAGAGAATGATGTGAGAGACTTACGGCTTCAAATTCAAACCAAACTGTCGATTCTCTATTTAATGGACAGAAACTAGAAAGGAGTGGGGGGTGCACACATTTCCGTTGCCTTGATCAATGCAAATACAGGGGATGTTGTTAGATCGGCCTGGAATCCTCCATTAAGTTGGACATCGTCGTGCTCGAAGGTGACTTCAACAAAGACGATGAGGATAACTGACCCAAGAAGCGTTTGAGAGCCACGTGGTTAAACAACGTGAAGGAAAGAGGCCGCTTTTGGCTGGAGATCTCGTAGTGAAGCTCAAGGAAGGTGTTGGGGAGATGGGAGAACTGATATTTACTGACAATTCCAGTTGGAATAGGAGTAAAAGATTCAGGATAGGGCTTAAGGTGGCAACGGGTAGTTGTGGGAACACACGAATCCGAGAAGCAAAAACAGACGCCTTCCAAGTCAAGGAACATAGAGGGGAAGGTAGGTCCTTCATAGTCTTTCTACAGTATATAAACCTTATCCTATTTGACTGAACATAAACATGATTTTGGACGTCCAcagtcttcaattttttaatttagagCTTCATTTCGTGTGGACCTTTACAACTCGAACAAAAATTCTGATAAATAAGAAGCAATCGGTTTGTTTGTTATTGGTAAATGTCCACACTCTGGATCAGTTTCAGGGGAGAGATTGCAAGCCTCCTAGAGGTTTGCTTCTACAAATTAATCTAATAGTGCCGGGACCTTATTGTATATGTGCTCTTCATTTTACAGCATACATGAAACATCATCCACCTGCATCTGACGATGAGGTTTGGAGGTTGGAGAACATTGCCAAAGGTGGGAAATCTCACCAAAAACTGAGTGATGCTGGAATATATAAAGTGGAAGACTTTCTACTGCAACTGTTCACGGACCCCGAGAAATTGAGAGAGGTAAGCACTCAGTTAATGATTCCCAATTAGGGTTTGATTGACTGCCAAGAATGTAAGTCCTGTGTGTTCACTCATCATAGATTCTCGGAAAGAGCATACCGTAGAAGAAGTGGGATAGCCTGATACGCCATGCAAAGACTTGCGAAACAAAGTGGAAACTTTACTTGGACTATCCCGATGGCGTGACGAAGCATGGTGCTGTATTCAACACTGATGGTCAACCAATCGGCCTAGTCAAAGACACGGAATATTTTGCTACTCATCGACTTTCTGCTCAAGAGAAGGTAAGTAACCGAGGAGTTCCTACTCAATTTTGTCAAGCCAGTTCACTCGCCACACCCCATCTTGGGGAATTCGAATTAGTTGTCCCATATTTTCTATGTAATCAGTATTTTGATGTTCACTTGTAGCTGTGTGGCTTAGTAGGTGTTAGAATTGATTAGAGATTTGGAAACCTGAAACAAGGAGTTAATTGAACATCTAGaggctttgcttttcttttgttttgttttttctttccgaTCACAAAAGTATAATGAAGTTCCCGtggagagaataaaaaaaaaatatagatgctATGTTTAGATCCATAATAGAGACTTTCTACTAATGGAGTGATTTTGAGCTTGCGCTCTTTGTGAAGCAAAGTTAAGGTTAGTGACCTTGTAAATCTAAGTGTTCTTCTATATTGAGTAAGTTAAAGACCACTTTCAGCACTTTATTCGGTTTCATCCATGAGAATCTGAGGCACTCATCAACAAATTATAGTTTAAACGATTAACACATTCCCGTTGCGACCATTACTTTCCAAGTTTATAACCATCAAGATCTTAATTACTTGCACAATACATATCGATGACTGCTTTATTTCTTCTCTGGTCCTTTCTCGATCAACTTTGTATCTTTACAATGAGGGCCTCGCCTTGAATGTACTCTAAATTACATCTTTTGAGCTCCTGACCTTTACGTGGTAGAGAAATGTGGCAGATATAGGCATAAAGCAAATTGCGGTTCTTTCaatattgttcttctttctctgtGCTGCACTCACGTACTTAATCTGAATACAAGTTCATCCATT
This genomic stretch from Eucalyptus grandis isolate ANBG69807.140 chromosome 3, ASM1654582v1, whole genome shotgun sequence harbors:
- the LOC120291179 gene encoding uncharacterized protein LOC120291179 isoform X1, which translates into the protein MNPVPSCCLTCCLTKEDLRNMFREELERAKSDWAKYFQSFFRNAVKEIVQEMQSMENASKKLEHGDAIVMKALANWNDVREFNGETFSDSMQKNSSSSYSSSVLGGQTENRNHVQRYLAPPIVAAPVGPEAPLANAGSAAEGTCQRTQNCLSL
- the LOC104429389 gene encoding anaphase-promoting complex subunit 4-like, encoding MGELRGLSRWRSCYLGIGLDETLVDNAVEKAGMLLVQVERFIRVLSSVVQQFANFFSWLLKCIKQLMSEPSDQLLTYNSFWIYPRLMKKWTLISYVANDRVNKMFYIIVSEKL
- the LOC120291179 gene encoding uncharacterized protein LOC120291179 isoform X3; this translates as MNPVPSCCLTCCLTKEDLRNMFREELERAKSDWAKYFQSFFRNAVKEIVQEMQSMENASKKLEHGDAIVMKALANWNDVREFNVLGGQTENRNHVQRYLAPPIVAAPVGPEAPLANAGSAAEGTCQRTQNCLSL
- the LOC104444629 gene encoding calmodulin-binding protein 60 C; translated protein: MGELIFTDNSSWNRSKRFRIGLKVATGSCGNTRIREAKTDAFQVKEHRGEAYMKHHPPASDDEVWRLENIAKGGKSHQKLSDAGIYKVEDFLLQLFTDPEKLREILGKSIP
- the LOC120291179 gene encoding uncharacterized protein LOC120291179 isoform X2, which produces MNPVPSCCLTCCLTKEDLRNMFREELERAKSDWAKYFQRNAVKEIVQEMQSMENASKKLEHGDAIVMKALANWNDVREFNGETFSDSMQKNSSSSYSSSVLGGQTENRNHVQRYLAPPIVAAPVGPEAPLANAGSAAEGTCQRTQNCLSL